From the genome of Vicinamibacteria bacterium:
CGAATGTTTGCCGTAGCCGGGAACTCGACCCCCGATGATGATGCGATAGAGGTTCCTCTCCACCACGAGCTCCTTTCGCTCGTCGTAGAGGCGGCGGGCGAGCTTCATTCCCCGGTACTCGGGGTCCACCATCATCTCCATCCCATAAAGGGTGTCTCCCTCGGGATCGTGATTCCGGATGTAACCGTTGTCCGAAATCTCCTGCCAGTTGTGCCACTCGGAGTACTCGGAGAACTCGACGATGAGACTCGAGCAGGAGGCGACGATCTTGCCTCGATGCTCGATGCAGAGCTGTCCCTCGGGGAATGTGTCGATCTGGGACTGGAGCTGCTCCTTCGTCCAGTTCAACATGCCGGGAAAACATTTGGAATGCAGGGCGATGATCTGGTCGAAGTCCTTGGACTCGATGGGACGGAGCTTGATCCGCTTCTCGAATAATTTCAGATCGATGGCTTTCATAACGACTCCTAGCGAGCCGCCGGCGCGGATGCGGCCCCCGGGGGCCAGGGTCGCGTCAACGAAACGAGGGCACGGCGAGGCAAGTGCATTCTATCAGAGCCAAGGGGTGGCCCTGCAACTCTCGGCGGTTTGCTGTGTTTGCTCAGCGAGCCGCGGCCGCGAAGATCCCCGCTCCCACGAGCGCCCCCCCGCCGATGCGGTTAAGGACCTTGGAAGCGGAGGGCGCTTCGAAGAAATCCCGCGCCCCGGAGGCGAGGAGGGCGTATAGCGTGACGCTCACGAAAGCAAGAATCAGAAACGTGACACCGAGAAGAACCGCTTGCGGAAGGAGGGCCTCGTTTCGGTTCATGAACTGAGGGAGGAACGCGACGAAGAACAGCCCGCTCTTGGGATTCAAAACCGTGACGGTGAAGGCGTCGAGCGCCATCGTCCTTCCACCCTCGACGGCTCGCACCGTGCCCGCATCGAGCGCGGTTGGCTTGCGCCACATCTTGACCCCGAGGTACACGAGGTAGGCCGCCCCCGCGGTCTTCAAGAAAACGAAAAACGTCGCCGAAGCCAGGAGCAGCGCGCCGAGTCCCAGGAGCGACACCCCCATGGCCACGGCGTC
Proteins encoded in this window:
- a CDS encoding LysE family translocator, translated to MTAEMFAAYVVACVVLLFIPGPTILLVVSYALSRGRSSAMWTITGVILGDAVAMGVSLLGLGALLLASATFFVFLKTAGAAYLVYLGVKMWRKPTALDAGTVRAVEGGRTMALDAFTVTVLNPKSGLFFVAFLPQFMNRNEALLPQAVLLGVTFLILAFVSVTLYALLASGARDFFEAPSASKVLNRIGGGALVGAGIFAAAAR